From the Arvicola amphibius chromosome 2, mArvAmp1.2, whole genome shotgun sequence genome, one window contains:
- the Ogg1 gene encoding N-glycosylase/DNA lyase isoform X3 has translation MLFGSCLPGSMRHRTLTSSPGLWASVPCPRSELRLDLVLASGQSFRWREQSPAHWSGVLADQVWTLTQTEEQLYCTVYREDKSQAGRPTLEELEALHKYFQLDVSLAQLYSHWASVDSHFQTVAQKFQGVRLLRQDPTECLFSFICSSNNNIARITGMVERLCQTFGPRLIQLDDVTYHGFPSLQALAGE, from the exons ATGTTATTCGGCTCTTGTCTGCCTGGCAGCATGAGGCATCGCACCCTAACCTCCAGCCCGGGCCTCTGGGCCTCTGTCCCGTGTCCACGCTCCGAGCTGCGACTGGACCTGGTTTTAGCTTCTGGACAGTCCTTCAG GTGGAGGGAGCAAAGCCCTGCGCACTGGAGTGGGGTGTTGGCGGATCAGGTATGGACACTGACTCAGACCGAGGAGCAGCTCTATTGCACTGTGTACCGAGAAGACAAGAGCCAGGCCGGCAGGCCCACCCTAGAGGAGCTGGAAGCCTTACACAAGTACTTTCAGCTGGATGTCAGCCTGGCTCAGCTGTATAGCCATTGGGCTTCTGTAGACTCCCACTTCCAAACAGTGGCTCAGAAATTCCAAG GTGTGAGATTGCTGAGACAAGACCCCACGGAATGCCTTTTCTCCTTCATCTGCTCCTCCAACAACAACATTGCTCGAATCACCGGCATGGTAGAACGGCTATGCCAGACCTTTGGACCTCGACTCATTCAGCTTGATGATGTCACTTATCATGGTTTCCCCAGCCTTCAGGCCCTGGCTGGTGAGTAG